GGTGGGGATAGTGCCGGACGTTGTGGTTGATCGACAGAACCTTATGGGGTCTGACGAGATTATGAATGAGGTATTTAAAATTGTTTCTCCCTGAGGTGACCGTTTGCCCTCCACAAAATGCTATAAGCTTTCGATCTCTTCAAATCTCAAGCCGGTACTTTTGGCGATGTAGGTAATATCCAAACCATCCTCCTTTAGGATACGGGCAATAGCTTTTGCCTTTTCGATTTCGCCCTGTATCCGACCTTGAGCTAAGCCCCTCTCTATGCCCCTTTCCATGCCTTTTTTCATCCCTTGTTCAATTCCTTCCGCTATGCCCTGCTCCAGGCCAACTTTTTTAGAGTATTCTAATGCCCCGTAAGTATCCCATTTATTTTTTAAACTCTGGTCGTACATATATTTTTCCTCCTTGTTTAAATTCGCATATCTCGCGAGCTCGAAGAGTTGCTCAAATTCTGGTTCAGGCATGCTTTCAGGCCGGGTAGGAAATTCCGTCATATGTTTAAGTGCAAAAAGCCACTTATCCATTTTAGAAGTCAACTCCTGTTCGCTCTTAACAAAGTTACGCATTTCGATATAGGTAAAACCCAGTTTTTTATAAAATATTTCCCCATTAGCCTTGTTCGTCAGGCAGATATGATGGATGTATTGTTCTTCGCAGTTGTCCTGCAATTCAAAATTCTCTAATATAGCAACCAGGTAAACGTCTTTAAGATCATATTGCCAGTGGTGCCTTTTCCCTTTAGGGGCTTGTTCGGCGATCAGTTTCGAGGCGTAAAATATGGACCGCTCTTTAAAAAAGGACTGTTTTGCACGTTGTATCTCTATCAGGAACGTGTTGCCGAACTGGTCTGTACATACCACGTCCAGCACAATTCCGCCTTCATTCTCAATTTCTCCCAGATACTCGTTTTTACTGTACTCAATGGTTTCGATTGTCCGCCTGCCCTCAAGGACTTCATTCAGAAAGGCTTTAAGTATGCC
This region of Pedobacter faecalis genomic DNA includes:
- a CDS encoding Rpn family recombination-promoting nuclease/putative transposase — its product is MIQTQNTKSTYISPFTDFSFKRIFGSEASKGILKAFLNEVLEGRRTIETIEYSKNEYLGEIENEGGIVLDVVCTDQFGNTFLIEIQRAKQSFFKERSIFYASKLIAEQAPKGKRHHWQYDLKDVYLVAILENFELQDNCEEQYIHHICLTNKANGEIFYKKLGFTYIEMRNFVKSEQELTSKMDKWLFALKHMTEFPTRPESMPEPEFEQLFELARYANLNKEEKYMYDQSLKNKWDTYGALEYSKKVGLEQGIAEGIEQGMKKGMERGIERGLAQGRIQGEIEKAKAIARILKEDGLDITYIAKSTGLRFEEIESL